A window from Opitutia bacterium ISCC 52 encodes these proteins:
- a CDS encoding cytochrome C oxidase subunit II produces the protein MIEAYLERASTYAGDIDNLFSLIFWIVVLWGGLAEIILFYFCFKFRKKDGVKGQYISGEEKHQKKWIAIPHYLVLVFDVFLIAGAISVWYNIKQRLPEPDLTIGVVAQQWAWTFIHPGADGVLHTEDDIKTIDKLHLIENTTYHFELESKDVLHSFSVPVFRLKQDIIPGRKITGWFKPIKQGEWDIQCTEICGIGHGLMPARVHITSAYEHQQWIAQNSPAGSGQAYASASN, from the coding sequence ATGATCGAAGCATATCTCGAACGCGCCTCCACCTACGCCGGCGATATTGATAATCTCTTTTCCCTGATATTCTGGATTGTTGTGCTCTGGGGTGGCCTGGCTGAAATTATCCTGTTTTATTTCTGTTTCAAGTTCCGCAAAAAGGACGGAGTTAAGGGACAGTATATTAGCGGAGAGGAAAAACATCAGAAGAAGTGGATCGCGATTCCCCACTACCTGGTTTTGGTGTTCGACGTTTTCCTGATCGCGGGAGCGATATCGGTGTGGTACAATATCAAGCAACGCTTGCCTGAACCCGATCTCACTATCGGTGTGGTTGCCCAGCAGTGGGCGTGGACGTTCATTCATCCCGGAGCCGATGGAGTGCTTCACACCGAAGACGACATCAAAACGATCGATAAGCTTCATTTGATTGAGAACACCACTTACCACTTCGAGCTTGAGTCCAAGGATGTACTTCACTCCTTCTCGGTCCCCGTATTCCGCTTGAAGCAGGACATCATCCCCGGTCGTAAAATCACCGGTTGGTTCAAACCTATCAAGCAAGGTGAGTGGGATATTCAATGCACAGAAATTTGCGGAATCGGACACGGACTTATGCCGGCCCGGGTACACATCACTTCAGCCTACGAGCACCAGCAGTGGATTGCTCAAAATTCGCCAGCCGGTTCTGGTCAAGCCTACGCGTCCGCCTCTAATTAA
- a CDS encoding cyclic nucleotide-binding domain-containing protein has product MKALSSSLSSIPCFSALHLADISFLESIVSTEFVEAGQNVFLRGGNADRSYVILEGTVSLQLPNKESGPLPLMNLNSGELIGWSWFIPPHQWNFDALALNHCELLAFDATSVRRRMDWDNGFGYRVMKSLALTMHYRMTATRLQLLRHHDD; this is encoded by the coding sequence ATGAAAGCTCTAAGTTCCTCCCTGTCTTCTATACCTTGTTTTAGCGCGCTGCACCTGGCCGATATTTCATTCTTGGAATCTATCGTTTCTACTGAATTTGTAGAAGCAGGTCAGAATGTGTTCCTGAGGGGAGGGAATGCAGACAGGTCTTATGTTATTCTAGAGGGTACGGTTTCTTTGCAATTACCGAATAAGGAAAGTGGGCCTCTCCCTTTGATGAATTTGAATTCAGGCGAGCTCATTGGGTGGTCATGGTTTATCCCGCCTCACCAATGGAATTTTGACGCCTTGGCGTTGAACCATTGTGAATTACTCGCCTTCGACGCTACAAGCGTTCGGCGGCGAATGGATTGGGACAACGGATTTGGTTACCGTGTAATGAAGTCACTGGCACTCACTATGCATTATCGCATGACAGCCACCCGGTTACAATTACTTCGCCATCATGACGACTAG
- a CDS encoding peptidylprolyl isomerase — MKRFIPYVFLLISCVLPASAYEPDSDGMYAVLNVTYYDPDTTEQASGEIAVQLTFWQSPVTVANFVGLATGELPWFDFESYEVRGGPGDLAEPFYDGLTFHRVVPNFIIQTGSRNGTGNDGPGFAIPNEIDPTLNHTGGGIISMANSSSGAQRLNSGGSQFFITAAQFPETQGQLDNLNGKHSVFGFIREGQDIVQKINRSPISGTSPVNDAIIDSIDILKVGAGANDWDPSLYWVSPVFKNAEFDVRYELTDSDNDPSTPAILTLLGRFNRYNKNEYQLRETNDLDEWSITNYQRGGLSEDRILEEGVEPGSIDDNREFRFLLGDILTGPGRRSFYQLLEVELPELPDWTGRQLTLNFDPIADLDPDQVPFTPETITVDFYDRSSAGWQMKRSDSETLLPLGNIQQYSIIPVAHRDQIILDFDFFTTMQSYLQYDTPTSGTVYTYYTSPRPEGTTVTGTFTLGDADDRPERQNKDLTLFELVITETPEEGDPILTTYTMNLWDNFSQESLEDSFEGGYSISRSNSEFVQTGILLYEWFEKDGDTYVLLAFDIGNELLVKLNFTSETAGTGETYFRASFNDFFPATFTTGVGEGRPNAMEREGDKLILTIDVNSTETDIIQSELNIDFYDNFEGGYESTRTDSEVNQFGDVLEYAWFESGGQTRVDLLYDTIPEMQVYLTYTSATEGTAKVNYPQFGQVADATFVYTEDGGNDRPVRLDKTDQKLELEIGREGLGTLTLNLRSANDGDYQYSRNSSETEPIGRVLDYIWDERSDGREIATFTLEGLPTMQVQLNYSSENGGEMETLFVDNGTVQTGPFTTGPADPERVSVNKEGIKLLLDIDTNNFNATIDREEFTITGDNSGSVLRVRPDQTTSSGSIVEYQWHETAEYDLFDVAIDNLLDQQIFLFYETPTSGTVEVFFVTSQSTTTGTFTIEQ; from the coding sequence ATGAAGCGTTTCATTCCCTATGTCTTTCTACTAATAAGCTGCGTCTTACCTGCATCGGCCTACGAGCCAGACAGTGATGGCATGTATGCGGTTCTGAATGTTACGTATTATGACCCAGATACCACTGAGCAAGCGAGCGGAGAAATTGCCGTACAACTTACGTTTTGGCAGTCTCCCGTCACAGTTGCCAATTTTGTCGGGCTGGCAACCGGCGAACTTCCTTGGTTTGATTTTGAAAGTTATGAGGTCCGTGGCGGACCGGGTGATCTAGCCGAACCTTTCTATGACGGCCTGACATTCCACCGGGTGGTGCCCAATTTCATCATCCAAACCGGCTCCCGCAACGGCACCGGCAACGATGGCCCAGGCTTCGCGATCCCCAATGAGATAGACCCGACCCTCAATCATACCGGCGGAGGAATCATTTCCATGGCCAATTCGTCCTCGGGAGCTCAACGCTTAAATTCTGGCGGGAGTCAGTTTTTTATTACGGCTGCTCAATTTCCAGAAACGCAAGGCCAACTGGACAACCTCAATGGTAAACACTCCGTTTTTGGTTTCATTCGAGAAGGTCAGGATATTGTTCAGAAGATCAATCGTAGCCCCATCAGTGGAACAAGCCCGGTAAATGACGCCATTATCGACTCCATCGACATATTAAAGGTGGGTGCTGGAGCAAACGACTGGGATCCATCACTCTATTGGGTTTCGCCCGTCTTCAAAAACGCAGAGTTTGATGTGAGGTATGAATTGACGGATTCAGACAACGACCCATCTACACCAGCTATCCTTACCCTCTTAGGACGCTTTAATCGTTACAATAAAAACGAATACCAATTGAGAGAAACCAATGACTTGGACGAATGGTCGATCACCAACTACCAACGTGGAGGACTCTCTGAGGATAGGATCCTAGAGGAAGGTGTCGAACCCGGTTCCATTGACGACAATCGAGAATTTCGTTTTCTATTGGGCGATATCCTAACAGGTCCAGGAAGGCGCAGCTTTTACCAGCTACTCGAAGTTGAGCTCCCCGAATTGCCAGACTGGACAGGCAGGCAATTGACGCTCAACTTTGACCCGATTGCAGATTTGGATCCCGATCAAGTGCCGTTTACTCCAGAAACGATCACGGTCGACTTTTACGACAGAAGCTCAGCCGGCTGGCAAATGAAGCGCTCAGATTCTGAAACCCTGCTACCTTTGGGTAACATTCAGCAATACAGTATAATCCCTGTCGCCCACCGTGACCAAATCATCCTGGATTTTGATTTTTTCACGACGATGCAGTCTTATCTGCAATACGACACGCCAACATCAGGCACAGTGTACACATACTACACCTCTCCGAGACCTGAAGGGACAACGGTCACTGGCACTTTTACCCTTGGAGATGCTGATGACAGACCCGAACGCCAAAATAAAGACCTTACTCTTTTCGAATTAGTAATCACGGAAACACCCGAAGAAGGAGACCCCATCCTTACTACTTACACCATGAATCTGTGGGACAATTTTAGCCAAGAGTCATTGGAAGATTCCTTCGAAGGCGGCTACAGTATTTCCCGATCAAACTCCGAATTTGTCCAAACTGGAATCTTGCTCTACGAATGGTTTGAAAAGGACGGAGACACCTATGTACTCTTGGCCTTCGACATCGGGAACGAACTGTTGGTGAAATTAAATTTTACTTCGGAAACCGCCGGAACTGGAGAAACCTATTTTCGTGCCTCGTTTAACGACTTTTTCCCTGCTACCTTCACAACCGGCGTTGGCGAAGGCAGGCCCAATGCAATGGAAAGAGAAGGCGACAAGCTGATCTTGACTATCGACGTCAACAGCACGGAAACCGATATCATTCAGTCCGAGCTCAACATTGATTTCTACGACAACTTCGAAGGTGGCTACGAATCGACACGCACTGACAGCGAGGTCAATCAGTTTGGAGATGTTCTTGAATACGCTTGGTTTGAATCAGGCGGACAAACTCGGGTGGATCTTCTCTATGACACCATTCCAGAAATGCAGGTGTATCTGACATATACCTCGGCCACCGAAGGCACGGCCAAAGTTAATTACCCTCAATTCGGTCAGGTAGCTGATGCAACCTTCGTATACACCGAAGACGGTGGTAATGATCGCCCTGTTCGACTGGACAAAACAGATCAGAAGTTGGAACTCGAAATCGGACGTGAAGGTCTGGGAACCTTAACGCTGAATCTCAGAAGCGCGAACGATGGCGATTACCAATATTCTAGAAATAGCAGCGAGACTGAACCAATCGGCCGCGTCTTGGATTACATTTGGGACGAACGATCAGACGGAAGAGAGATTGCAACATTCACACTCGAAGGCCTTCCAACCATGCAAGTCCAGCTCAATTACTCTTCCGAAAATGGAGGAGAAATGGAAACCTTGTTTGTTGATAATGGGACGGTGCAAACAGGGCCATTCACCACAGGTCCTGCTGATCCTGAACGGGTTTCGGTTAACAAGGAAGGCATCAAACTGCTACTTGATATTGATACCAACAACTTCAATGCCACGATCGACAGAGAAGAGTTTACCATCACGGGTGACAATTCCGGATCGGTCCTTCGAGTTCGCCCAGATCAAACAACTTCTAGCGGAAGTATCGTAGAGTACCAGTGGCATGAGACTGCAGAGTATGATTTATTTGATGTGGCCATTGACAACCTATTAGACCAACAGATCTTTCTATTCTACGAAACTCCGACATCCGGAACTGTGGAAGTATTCTTTGTCACTTCGCAAAGCACAACAACCGGTACCTTTACAATCGAACAGTAG
- a CDS encoding PKD domain-containing protein — protein sequence MRRNLRTPLSLVVLIIAGFCIFWISKQSETEKPLETVPIVSHDHGHAIPELEPVEVDPILMDGFQSWMTAFRAGERGETFISQGLALAEQRRSTMLELLQRDASLALTYAISYADYASLPDAMQAIVEEPFSSTGDLEVIALCDHDYHTPEYRVNVYLEDQQRLRTAPNSPMRSGLSKLDVPLQGIELGGWTALKPQVFDRLEGENVDWAWDSLPSGNPDSSVDFFTGEPLGANPMTVVAGGFSFLFANEENLDSLEAELISYDNMAGEHTGSSVIFSEEVQEVQAKGFPIEVVRNIQNQLAEDDTTGDKTSLFIQIVFTDKTEAPISKADLEAQINGAVSGHLADFSYNQTSMTATVTEKVYDTVGPSGDYDGTPKDEGDLWQEAVDAYKEDNGGTDPFNTYDIVGIIFPKIDSVGWAGLGTVGGANSKHWLNGVASTETIVHEYGHNYGLGHSNYWAFNDPDPTSTNPVDPDGSNEEYGDLWDVMGDGDANRGHFHMAAKRYLGWLGENQIGTLTEPSDSRTYRINRFDHKDATGLQGLEIKKSNDENYWVGFRRAFESNANYYQGAYILWERPPNGTDRNQGWIIDTTPESDAERQDSGIALGRTYSDPVAQVHITPITVGGSSPNEYLDVVVNVGDFSGNNAPTVSLNAPSTGDARTPIAISATGNDGDGDTLAYSWDLGNGEVYTSEDAITAYYTVGGTYTLSVTVTDMKGGTMTQSAQIVIDDPVNTWTTRTSGTSENLDALATNDTHVVAVGQSTILRSTDGQTWSDVTPGSANNVAFNDVVWAGDEFIAVGRDAEFQSNSFFGWKPVVYTSPDGSSWTLEFELPASAGSSVFAFNQLASNEDGSMVIALGDQSIVYKRIDGNWTEVDSLGLSASTSLGVGYGADVFILGGFDFTNQPTGLYLFRTSDGTNWEDLEDNSDLNPNSGLDSIAFLNDIFIGSGFNSRVVFSENRGISWQTLEQGNRHRMSSFAFGGGVFYSIGEDETNGGVLVNLVSNDGKIWKVVGSDVDEDGNDITYFNSSFIIVSDGGVIRQSGLVEAAEEVSAFDSWIAGFTVGDEGGASDNPDGDWALNLLERAVGSAPDDGDSAPAAPVMSIDGSGKIVFKISRLSKSGDVALSIEKSSNLKDWTFLATTITSDTDTMLELTSEEALAFVPCFLRVKAVE from the coding sequence ATGCGCCGCAACCTTCGTACACCTCTTTCACTCGTCGTATTAATCATTGCTGGATTTTGCATCTTCTGGATCAGCAAGCAGTCAGAGACTGAAAAACCGTTGGAGACCGTTCCGATCGTCAGTCATGATCACGGTCATGCGATTCCTGAGTTGGAACCCGTAGAGGTGGACCCAATATTGATGGACGGCTTCCAGTCGTGGATGACCGCTTTCCGTGCCGGTGAGAGAGGAGAGACCTTTATCAGTCAAGGTCTGGCCCTAGCCGAGCAACGGAGATCGACCATGCTTGAATTGCTTCAGCGTGATGCGAGCTTGGCTTTGACGTATGCCATCAGCTATGCGGATTACGCATCGTTGCCGGATGCGATGCAGGCGATCGTTGAAGAGCCTTTTTCCTCCACAGGAGATTTGGAAGTGATCGCCCTTTGTGACCATGATTACCACACGCCTGAATATCGTGTGAATGTTTACCTGGAAGATCAGCAGCGTCTTCGCACGGCTCCCAACTCACCTATGCGATCTGGGCTTTCAAAATTGGACGTTCCCTTACAAGGCATCGAATTAGGTGGCTGGACGGCCCTAAAGCCGCAGGTGTTTGATCGCCTTGAAGGTGAAAATGTTGATTGGGCATGGGATTCGTTGCCTTCGGGTAATCCGGATTCATCCGTGGATTTCTTTACTGGCGAGCCTTTGGGGGCTAATCCTATGACGGTCGTTGCTGGTGGATTTTCTTTCCTGTTTGCGAATGAAGAGAATCTTGATTCCCTCGAGGCCGAGCTTATCAGTTACGACAATATGGCTGGTGAGCATACCGGGAGCTCTGTCATTTTTTCAGAGGAAGTCCAAGAGGTTCAGGCCAAGGGCTTCCCGATTGAAGTGGTGCGGAATATTCAGAATCAGCTCGCAGAAGACGACACCACTGGAGACAAGACCTCGCTGTTTATTCAAATCGTGTTCACTGATAAAACCGAGGCTCCTATCTCCAAGGCCGACTTGGAGGCACAGATCAATGGTGCGGTATCAGGGCACTTGGCAGATTTCTCTTATAATCAGACCTCTATGACGGCCACGGTCACTGAAAAGGTGTATGATACTGTTGGGCCAAGCGGAGACTATGATGGTACTCCAAAAGATGAAGGTGACCTTTGGCAGGAAGCTGTTGATGCCTATAAAGAGGATAACGGAGGTACAGATCCTTTTAATACCTATGACATAGTAGGCATCATTTTCCCTAAGATTGATTCAGTGGGTTGGGCTGGATTGGGCACTGTGGGTGGTGCCAATTCCAAGCATTGGTTAAACGGTGTAGCCAGCACAGAAACCATCGTGCACGAGTATGGGCACAACTATGGGCTAGGCCATTCTAACTATTGGGCTTTCAACGACCCCGATCCGACTTCTACAAATCCCGTGGATCCAGACGGTTCGAATGAAGAATACGGAGACCTCTGGGACGTCATGGGTGACGGAGATGCTAATCGTGGTCACTTTCACATGGCTGCCAAACGTTACCTTGGCTGGTTGGGAGAAAATCAAATCGGGACGCTCACCGAGCCCAGCGACAGCAGGACGTATCGTATCAACCGGTTTGACCATAAGGATGCCACTGGCCTTCAGGGGCTGGAAATCAAGAAATCCAACGATGAGAACTATTGGGTGGGATTTCGCCGGGCTTTTGAGTCAAATGCCAATTACTACCAAGGAGCCTATATTCTTTGGGAGCGACCACCCAATGGTACGGATCGCAACCAGGGGTGGATTATTGACACAACTCCTGAGTCGGATGCTGAACGTCAGGACTCTGGTATTGCTTTAGGAAGAACCTATTCCGATCCCGTGGCTCAAGTGCACATCACTCCGATTACCGTTGGAGGAAGTTCGCCCAATGAGTATCTGGATGTCGTAGTAAATGTGGGTGATTTTAGTGGTAACAATGCCCCCACTGTCAGTTTGAATGCCCCATCCACTGGGGATGCGCGAACCCCCATTGCGATTTCTGCTACTGGCAATGATGGAGATGGAGATACCCTGGCCTATTCCTGGGACCTTGGGAATGGGGAGGTCTACACGAGTGAAGATGCTATAACTGCCTATTACACCGTGGGTGGAACTTATACTTTGTCTGTTACCGTGACTGACATGAAAGGTGGAACCATGACGCAATCGGCTCAGATTGTGATTGATGACCCAGTCAATACATGGACCACGCGGACTAGTGGCACCTCAGAAAATTTAGATGCTTTGGCCACCAATGATACGCATGTGGTGGCTGTAGGCCAAAGTACCATTCTTCGTTCTACTGATGGACAAACCTGGAGTGATGTAACCCCGGGTAGTGCAAACAACGTCGCCTTCAACGATGTGGTTTGGGCCGGTGATGAGTTTATTGCCGTTGGGCGGGATGCTGAATTCCAAAGCAATTCATTTTTCGGATGGAAGCCGGTAGTCTATACTTCGCCTGATGGCAGCAGCTGGACTCTAGAATTTGAGCTTCCTGCTTCGGCTGGTAGTTCTGTTTTCGCATTCAATCAATTGGCCAGCAATGAAGATGGAAGTATGGTCATCGCGCTTGGAGATCAGAGTATCGTCTACAAGCGAATCGATGGTAATTGGACCGAGGTAGATTCATTGGGTCTCAGTGCGTCTACTTCATTGGGGGTCGGGTATGGTGCGGACGTCTTTATTCTGGGAGGGTTTGATTTTACGAATCAGCCTACGGGCTTGTATCTTTTCCGTACTTCCGATGGCACTAATTGGGAGGACCTTGAGGACAACAGCGATCTCAACCCCAACTCGGGTTTGGACAGCATCGCGTTCCTAAACGACATCTTCATCGGAAGCGGATTTAATTCCCGTGTGGTATTCTCTGAAAACAGGGGAATCAGTTGGCAGACACTAGAGCAAGGTAACCGCCATCGTATGAGTTCTTTCGCGTTTGGAGGTGGAGTTTTCTACTCCATTGGTGAAGATGAAACCAACGGGGGTGTCCTGGTCAATCTGGTCTCTAACGATGGTAAAATCTGGAAAGTTGTAGGCTCCGATGTGGATGAAGACGGTAACGACATTACTTACTTCAATAGCTCCTTTATCATCGTAAGCGATGGTGGGGTCATTCGTCAGTCTGGCTTAGTTGAGGCTGCTGAAGAAGTTTCCGCATTTGATTCTTGGATAGCAGGATTCACCGTGGGCGACGAGGGTGGAGCAAGTGATAATCCGGATGGTGACTGGGCACTGAATTTGTTGGAGCGTGCGGTGGGTAGTGCTCCTGATGATGGAGATTCAGCTCCGGCTGCTCCGGTTATGTCTATTGATGGAAGTGGGAAAATCGTCTTCAAAATCAGTCGGCTCTCGAAATCTGGTGATGTTGCACTTTCCATTGAGAAATCTAGCAATTTAAAAGATTGGACGTTTCTAGCGACGACGATCACTAGCGATACGGATACTATGCTGGAACTGACTTCGGAGGAAGCCCTTGCATTTGTCCCCTGTTTTCTCCGGGTAAAGGCGGTGGAATAG
- a CDS encoding N-acetylmuramoyl-L-alanine amidase, translating to MSFIPRQTFLRSTMAMLLAGPAILRGASDYTYVVRKGDTLSQIARKNSVTLKQLKSYNGLTKDLIMVGQKLKIPTNQQYLKDVQARTNKIKLNKSKWKYIIAHHSATPYGNATTYDKVDRRHGMENGLAYHFVIGSGRDSGDGEIEIGTRWTKQLHGGHVSKWSYNNAGIGICLVGNFMKTKPTGRQMAAFTELVDYLGNGLLGGKYKFMVHKEVNATLCPGKNFPTSAMHKRFN from the coding sequence ATGTCCTTTATTCCACGTCAGACCTTTTTAAGGAGTACCATGGCCATGCTATTAGCCGGACCTGCTATCTTGCGCGGAGCTTCTGACTATACCTATGTAGTACGTAAAGGGGATACCTTGAGCCAAATAGCTCGGAAGAATAGTGTTACCCTCAAGCAGTTGAAGAGTTATAATGGACTAACTAAGGACCTGATCATGGTGGGTCAGAAGTTAAAGATACCCACCAATCAGCAATATTTGAAAGACGTCCAAGCGCGCACCAACAAGATCAAACTGAACAAATCTAAGTGGAAATACATCATCGCTCACCATAGCGCCACGCCCTATGGAAATGCCACGACCTACGATAAGGTAGATCGACGTCATGGTATGGAGAATGGTCTGGCTTACCACTTTGTGATTGGGAGTGGACGCGATTCAGGGGATGGTGAGATTGAGATCGGAACTCGTTGGACTAAGCAATTACACGGTGGTCACGTGAGTAAGTGGAGCTATAACAATGCCGGAATTGGTATTTGTCTCGTAGGTAACTTCATGAAAACCAAGCCAACGGGACGGCAAATGGCAGCCTTTACGGAATTGGTCGATTACCTGGGCAACGGATTGTTGGGCGGAAAATACAAATTCATGGTTCACAAAGAAGTGAATGCTACGCTGTGTCCCGGGAAGAATTTCCCTACCAGTGCCATGCACAAGCGATTTAACTAA
- a CDS encoding cytochrome c: protein MIPSYSSFRSAAAACAISLILLGSSVSAQDLDNGKKMYQICMACHGAEGHGNQVLNAPQIAGLDAVYLETQLKHFKEGIRGAHPDDHAGLQMRPMSMTLKDEETIKDVAAYVATLEPKMPEATLEGGDASKGQAAYAVCLACHGPDAGGNAALKSPSLRHQNDWYMLAQLKKFKSGVRGANPKDVGGMQMRPMSMTLVDEQAMKDVIAHIRSLAEK, encoded by the coding sequence ATGATTCCTTCCTATTCCTCTTTTCGATCTGCAGCAGCAGCTTGCGCTATATCACTGATTCTTCTGGGGTCATCTGTATCCGCTCAGGATTTGGATAATGGCAAAAAGATGTATCAAATCTGTATGGCCTGCCACGGTGCAGAAGGGCACGGTAACCAAGTATTAAATGCGCCTCAGATTGCCGGCCTTGATGCGGTATATCTGGAAACACAGCTAAAGCACTTCAAGGAAGGCATTCGCGGAGCGCATCCCGATGACCATGCCGGATTGCAGATGCGTCCCATGTCCATGACTTTAAAGGACGAAGAGACCATCAAGGATGTGGCTGCCTACGTCGCTACCTTGGAGCCAAAAATGCCGGAAGCTACCCTTGAGGGTGGTGACGCGAGCAAAGGTCAAGCGGCCTACGCAGTGTGTCTTGCATGCCACGGTCCAGATGCAGGTGGAAACGCTGCTCTGAAATCACCTTCATTGAGGCATCAGAATGACTGGTATATGCTTGCGCAGTTGAAAAAATTTAAATCAGGCGTTCGTGGAGCCAATCCCAAGGACGTCGGAGGTATGCAAATGCGTCCCATGTCTATGACTTTGGTTGATGAACAGGCGATGAAGGACGTTATCGCCCACATTCGCAGCCTCGCTGAAAAATAA
- a CDS encoding NAD(P)-dependent oxidoreductase, translating to MAKKRILITGVYGLVGSSIYKLLLSKPDLYDVYGMARRRKRSDRVAEEEAVDIPEDKFFAADLSDMTVLEDAFKGMDTVIHMAADPNTEAPWESVLKNNIEGGYHMFEAARKAGVKRVIYASTIQVSTGWALNVEPYKSIRALEFDKVPDSFDRLKTSEVAWPVNLYASSKVFGETLARMYSSTYDMSCICLRIGAVNSMDEKMDHLIPLSCTKNDIARLTECCIQAPDTLKFDIYYGMSNNQYLWPDIKNAEENVGYVPEDGYRYDE from the coding sequence ATGGCAAAAAAGAGGATACTCATCACAGGAGTTTACGGCTTGGTCGGTAGCTCTATATATAAGCTTCTTCTGTCGAAGCCCGATCTCTATGACGTCTATGGAATGGCTCGCAGAAGAAAACGATCTGATCGCGTCGCAGAGGAAGAAGCTGTGGATATTCCTGAAGACAAATTTTTTGCGGCCGATCTATCCGATATGACGGTACTGGAAGACGCCTTTAAAGGCATGGACACGGTTATCCATATGGCCGCTGATCCTAACACGGAGGCTCCTTGGGAAAGTGTTCTGAAAAATAACATTGAAGGCGGCTATCACATGTTCGAGGCGGCGAGAAAAGCAGGGGTCAAACGGGTGATCTACGCCAGCACCATTCAAGTGAGTACCGGTTGGGCCCTCAATGTGGAGCCTTATAAGAGCATCCGAGCATTAGAATTTGATAAAGTGCCCGACAGCTTTGATCGGCTGAAGACCTCAGAGGTTGCATGGCCAGTCAATCTATACGCATCGAGTAAGGTGTTCGGAGAAACGCTCGCTCGTATGTACAGTAGTACTTATGACATGTCCTGCATATGTCTTCGAATAGGCGCGGTGAACTCCATGGATGAGAAAATGGATCATCTGATTCCTCTCTCATGTACCAAAAACGACATCGCCCGGCTGACTGAGTGCTGTATCCAAGCGCCAGATACCCTAAAATTCGATATCTACTACGGAATGTCGAATAACCAATATCTCTGGCCAGATATCAAAAATGCGGAAGAAAACGTGGGCTATGTGCCCGAGGATGGCTACCGATACGACGAATAA